A DNA window from Castanea sativa cultivar Marrone di Chiusa Pesio chromosome 7, ASM4071231v1 contains the following coding sequences:
- the LOC142643959 gene encoding uncharacterized protein LOC142643959, with protein MDSNFVVSEIVEKLRQNHIARIDELRGHIDTKYNHQLSYYKVWDVKQKAITKIFGDWEESYQRLRKLLLAYLDQDSGTQYTYWTIPSPIDGTTLLRYVLPLASAIVDKESGASWGWFLECFRNLIGHVIPDEGICIISDRHKSIKCAIAEWPIGDNGKLQVHHRYCLRHVASNFNAHFDDPTLKALALKAGYATHEAKFKSIMQTIKDVEINALRSVDPDDPHLERYMPYIYLMSEDVEKWTQSHDGGRRYGAMTTNISECFNGILKGARGLPIAAMVEFTWCKLVVYF; from the exons ATGGATTCGAATTTTGTTGTATCAGAAATTGTGGAAAAATTGCGACAAAATCACATTGCTCGTATTGATGAGCTCCGGGGCCACATAGATACTAAGTATAATCATCAGCTCTCTTACTATAAGGTATGGGACgtaaaacaaaaggcaattaCTAAGATATTTGGAGATTGGGAGgagtcttaccaaaggttgcgaaagttgttgttggcatacttggatcaggaTTCGGGTACCCAATACACCTATTGGACCATACCTAGCCCTATAGATGGTACTACGTTATTGCGCTAT gttttgcctctcgccTCTGCTATTGTGGACAAGGAGTCAGGGGCTAGTTGGGGGTGGTTTTTAGAGTGTTTCAGGAATTTGATAGGGCATGTGATACCTGACGAGGGCATTTGCattatttctgaccgacataaaAGTATCAAATGCGCCATTGCAGAGTGGCCTATAGGTGATAACGGAAAGTTACAGGTACATCaccgatattgccttcgacatgttgctagcaacttcaacgcACACTTTGATGACCCGACTCTAAaggcattggccttgaaagctggATATGCGACTCATGAAGCTAAATTTAAGTCCATAATGCAAACTATTAAGGATGTCGAGATTAATGCACTGAGGAGTGTAGACCCTGATGATCCCCATCTTGAACGCTATATGCCATACATATATCTAATGAGTGAGGATGTGGAGAAATGGACCcagtcacatgatggtggaagacgttacggggcaatgacaaccaatatctcTGAGTGCTTTAATGGGATACTTAAAGGTGCCCGCGGTTTGCCCATTGCTgcaatggttgagttcacttggtgcAAACTTGTTGTATATTTCTGA
- the LOC142643960 gene encoding uncharacterized protein LOC142643960, which yields MTNNQDSNLMDMILMAAWGIWKNRNEVRHGGKKVAAAEQEADFVRNILQHRWLPPPHGWYKVNADEAIFSKHKWAGIGVISRDDRGRVVAAMSKRLQVPLAALEIEANAIEAAAMFARDTGIQNVVFESDSLQVCSALQGVTEASTAIANIIAGTLNHMHHIRHIEVRHTRREGNKAAHGLEKYAQSIDDFVTWMEETPPIINSVILSDVNQAFQE from the coding sequence ATGACTAACAATCAGGACTCAAACCTGATGGACATGATTCTAATGGCTGCATGGGGTATTTGGAAGAATAGAAATGAAGTGAGGCATGGGGGAAAGAAAGTTGCAGCTGCTGAACAAGAAGCAGATTTCGTGAGGAATATATTGCAACACAGATGGCTCCCTCCGCCACATGGATGGTACAAGGTAAATGCAGATGAGGCTATTTTTTCAAAGCACAAATGGGCTGGAATAGGTGTAATTTCCAGGGATGATCGAGGGCGTGTGGTTGCTGCCATGAGTAAGAGATTGCAGGTTCCCTTGGCTGCCTTAGAGATCGAAGCAAATGCAATAGAAGCTGCTGCTATGTTTGCTAGAGATACTGGCATTCAGAATGTAGTCTTTGAAAGTGACAGCTTGCAGGTATGTTCTGCTCTTCAGGGGGTAACAGAAGCTTCCACAGCTATTGCAAATATTATCGCTGGTACTTTGAACCACATGCATCATATCCGCCATATTGAAGTTAGACACACAAGAAGAGAAGGAAACAAGGCAGCTCACGGACTTGAAAAGTATGCCCAATCAATAGATGACTTTGTAACATGGATGGAGGAAACTCCACCCATTATCAACTCTGTAATTCTCTCTGATGTGAACCAGGCTTTCCAAGAGTGA
- the LOC142643576 gene encoding DEAD-box ATP-dependent RNA helicase 35, which yields MEEEDDYVEYIPVAKRRAMEAQKILQRKGKASSLEEEMEKSKLAEAKPSLLVKASQLKREQPEISPTEQIVQQEKEMIEHLSDRKTLMSVRELAKGITYTEPLLTGWKPPLPIRRMSRNECDAIRKQWHIIVDGLDIPPPIKDFKNMRFPEPILKMLKAKGIVRPTPIQVQGLPVILSGRDMIGIAFTGSGKTLVFVLPMIMVALQEEIMMPIVPGEGPFGLIICPSRELARQTYEVVEQFLAPMTEAGYPELRPLLCIGGVDMRSQLEIVKKGVHIVVATPGRLKDMLAKKKMNLDNCRYLTLDEADRLVDLGFEDDIREVFDHFKAQRQTLLFSATMPTKIQNFARSALVKPVTVNVGRAGAANLDVIQEVEYVKQEAKIVYLLECLQKTPPPVLIFCENKADVDDIHEYLLLKGVEAVAIHGGKDQEEREYAISSFKAGKKDVLVATDVASKGLDFPDIQHVINYDMPAEIENYVHRIGRTGRCGKTGIATTFINKNQSETTLLDLKHLLQEAKQRIPPVLAELNDPMEDADLVANASGVKGCAYCGGLGHRIKDCPKLEHQKSMAISSSRRDYFGSGGYRGEI from the exons atggaagaagaagatgattatGTTGAATATATTCCCGTGGCAAAGCGTAGGGCCATGGAAGCACAGAAGATTCTTCAGCGCAAAGGGAAGGCTTCTTCccttgaagaagagatggagaAATCAAAACTTGCCGAGGCCAAACCAAGCCTTCTTGTAAAAGCATCGCAATTGAAGCGAGAGCAACCTGAGATTAGTCCTACTGAGCAGATTGTGCAACAAGAGAAGGAAATGATTGAGCACTTATCAGATCGGAAAACTTTAATGTCTGTTCGTGAATTGGCAAAGGGGATTACTTATACAGAACCTTTGTTGACGGGATGGAAGCCACCTTTGCCCATTAGAAGGATGTCGAGAAATGAATGTGATGCAATTCGGAAGCAGTGGCACATTATAGTTGATGGTCTAGATATACCCCCACCGATTAAGGATTTTAAGAATATGAGGTTTCCGGAACCAATTTTGAAGATGTTAAAGGCCAAGGGTATTGTACGTCCAACTCCCATTCAGGTGCAAGGTCTTCCTGTGATTTTGTCTGGGAGGGATATGATTGGTATTGCATTCACAGGCTCAGGCAAGACATTGGTTTTTGTGCTGCCAATGATTATGGTAGCACTGCAGGAGGAAATTATGATGCCCATTGTTCCAGGAGAGGGGCCATTTGGTTTGATTATATGCCCATCAAGAGAGCTTGCGAGGCAGACTTATGAAGTGGTAGAACAGTTTTTGGCTCCCATGACAGAGGCTGGTTACCCGGAACTGAGACCTTTGCTTTGTATAGGTGGAGTCGATATGAGATCTCAGTTAGAGATTGTGAAGAAAGGTGTTCATATAGTTGTTGCCACTCCTGGAAGGTTGAAGGATATGTtggcaaagaaaaaaatgaaccTTGACAATTGCAG GTATCTTACTTTAGATGAGGCAGATAGATTAGTTGATTTGGGCTTCGAAGATGATATAAGAGAAGTATTTGACCATTTTAAAGCTCAACGACAGACTCTCCTATTTTCTGCCACCATGCCCACCAAGATTCAGAACTTTGCCAGAAGTGCTCTGGTAAAACCTGTTACAGTTAATGTGGGAAGGGCAGGAGCGGCAAATCTTGATGTGATTCAGGAAGTAGAATATGTGAAGCAAGAAGCTAAGATTGTTTACCTCCTTGAATGTCTACAGAAAACCCCACCTCCTGTTTTAATATTCTGTGAAAACAAGGCTGATGTGGATGACATTCATGAATACCTCCTCCTGAAAGGAGTCGAAGCAGTGGCCATTCATGGAGGCAAAGATCAGGAGGAGAGAGAGTATGCTATTTCATCCTTTAAGGCAGGAAAGAAAGATGTCTTGGTTGCAACTGATGTTGCGTCAAAGGGATTGGATTTTCCCGATATTCAACATGTCATCAATTATGACATGccagctgaaattgaaaactatgTTCATAGGATTGGACGAACCGGAAGATGTGGCAAGACTGGCATAGCCACAACGTTTATAAACAAGAATCAAAGTGAGACGACACTTCTTGATCTGAAACATCTCTTGCAAGAAGCGAAGCAGAGGATTCCACCAGTGTTGGCTGAGCTAAATGATCCAATGGAAGATGCGGATTTAGTTGCCAATGCAAGTGGGGTTAAGGGCTGTGCATATTGTGGTGGGCTTGGTCACCGTATCAAAGATTGCCCGAAATTGGAACATCAGAAAAGCATGGCTATTTCCAGCTCTAGAAGGGACTACTTTGGTTCTGGTGGTTACAGGGGGGAAATATGA
- the LOC142643958 gene encoding serine/threonine-protein phosphatase 7 long form homolog, with translation MPHGEVTITLQDVEVLHGLPIDGEVITGSTQKEWENVCDKFLGFRPVNNQRKELHGQMILIQRLLEAVANPLPPNATEDQLHKYARCYILVLLGDTIFMDKSGDRVHLMWVQQLEDLRNPRRYSWGSACLAWLYRELCRASDKKANQIGGCLLLVQYWAWARFPYLCPTVEHGPPVGAYGPPVRGPLSLKWLWVSNKKNMPAHIFLDKYREQIASMLPGQVMWQPYEVELEDLLPWCVAGRAVWTAIVPLVCFHLVEKHTSDRVVRQFGMIQEISRNVDTDTVLHAIDLRGKIEGYARLLRRHPVGTEDHKDITDVLKAVQEIGRVQPPIPEAPNEEAATPAAAPTQSPSTSRAPVGHGSRSPVATTKSPNTCPY, from the exons ATGCCACATGGTGAGGTCACCATCACATTACAAGATGTGGAGGTTCTTCACGGGCTTCCTATTGACGGCGAGGTCATTACAGGGAGCACGCAGAAAGAATGGGAGAATGTGTGTGACAAATTTCTTGGCTTCCGACCTGTAAATAATCAGAGAAAGGAACTTCATGGCCAGATGATTCTCATCCAACGGCTTTTGGAAGCTGTTGCCAATCCATTGCCGCCTAATGCCACAGAGGATCAGTTGCATAAGTACGCACGATGCTACATCCTAGTACTACTAGGGGACACAATCTTTATGGACAAATCCGGCGATAGGGTGCATCTAATGTGGGTGCAGCAGTTGGAAGACCTTCGCAACCCACGAAGGTACAGTTGGGGAagtgcttgccttgcatggttgtaccGAGAGTTATGCAGGGCAAGCGATAAGAAAGCTAATCAAATTGGTGGGTGTTTGCTgttggtccagtattgggcatgggccagGTTCCCATATTTGTGCCCGACAGTTGAACATGGCCCGCCAGTGGGTGCTTATGGTCCTCCAGTGCGTGGTCCATTGTCCCTGAA GTGGTTGTGGGTCTCAAACAAGAAAAACATGCCCGCTCACATCTTCCTGGACAAGTATCGCGAGCAAATAGCTTCAATGTTGCCAGGCCAG GTGATGTGGCAGCCGTATGAAGTTGAATTGGAGGATCTTCTGCCGTGGTGCGTTGCAGGGAGGGCCGTGTGGACGGCGATTGTGCCACTTGTATGTTTCCACctagtagagaaacatacatcGGATCGTGTCGTTCGTCAATTCGGGATGATCCAAGAAATTTCCCGTAATGTTGACACCGATACAGTGCTTCATGCCATTGATTTGAGGGGGAAG ATTGAAGGATACGCCCGTTTGTTGAGGCGTCACCCAGTGGGCACGGAGGACCACAAGGACATTACTGATGTGCTAAAGGCAGTGCAAGAGATTGGTCGTGTACAACCTCCTATCCCTGAGGCCCCGAATGAGGAGGCAGCTACTCCTGCGGCAGCGCCTACTCAAAGCCCAAGCACGAGCAGAGCTCCTGTCGGACATGGCTCTCGTTCGCCTGTTGCTACAACTAAATCGCCTAACACTTGTCCATACTGA
- the LOC142643439 gene encoding uncharacterized protein LOC142643439, producing the protein MFGVGAAAPTSTATSAISAATTAHARLHSINATSSSHSLSSALIGCGRVQFCSLRLNCGGPIKAMADTNTKTDAISVPNSASHPSASGNKQALISLSDKKDLAFLGKGLQELGYTIVSTGGTASTLESAGVSVAKVEQLTSFPEMLDGRVKTLHPSIHGGILARRDQKHHMDDLNKHGIATFDVVVVNLYPFYNKVTSTGGIEFEDGIENIDIGGPAMIRAAAKNNKDVLVVVDPQDYPLLLEFLKGGGDDQFFRRRLAWKAFQHVASYDSAVAEWLWKQTSGISTSSADDDKFPPSLTVPLERVSSLRYGENPHQKAAFYVDKRLAEVNAGGIATAIQHHGKSMSYNNYLDADAAWNCVSEFKNPTCVVVKHTNPCGVASRDDILEAYRLAVKADPVSAFGGIVAFNVEIDEALAKEIREFRSPTDGETRMFYEIVVAPKYTEKGLEILQKKSKSLRILEAQKNEKGKLSLRQVGGGWLAQDSDDLTPQDIQFNVVSEKAPQESELRDAEFAWLCVKHVKSNAIVIAKNNCMLGMGSGQPNRVESLRIALKKAGDEVKGAALASDAFFPFAWKDAVEIACENGVSVIAEPGGSIRDADAIDCCNKYGVSLLFTNVRHFRH; encoded by the exons ATGTTCGGTGTTGGTGCAGCAGCTCCCACCTCCACCGCCACGTCAGCAATCAGCGCCGCCACCACCGCTCACGCTCGCCTCCACAGCATCAACGCTACCTCTTCTTCTCATTCTCTTTCTTCG GCTTTAATTGGGTGCGGTCGGGTTCAGTTTTGTTCTTTGCGCTTGAACTGCGGTGGTCCAATCAAAGCCATGGCTGACACTAACACTAAGACTGATGCTATCTCGGTGCCCAACAGTGCTTCTCACCCTTCTGCTTCTG GAAACAAACAAGCATTAATATCATTGTCAGACAAGAAAGATCTGGCTTTTCTTGGAAAAGGGCTCCAAGAACTGGG CTACACGATTGTTTCAACTGGAGGAACAGCATCGACTTTGGAAAGTGCTGGGGTATCTGTTGCCAAAGTGGAACAGCTTACTAGTTTTCCAGAAATG CTTGATGGTCGTGTAAAAACTCTACACCCTAGCATACATGGGGGTATTCTTGCTAGGAGAGACCAAAAGCATCACATGGATGACCTCAATAAACATGGAATTG CTACATTTGATGTTGTTGTGGTGAACTTGTATCCCTTCTATAATAAAGTTACTTCAACTGGAGGAATTGAGTTCGAGGATGGAATTGAGAATATTGATATTGGTGGTCCTGCAATGATCAGGGCTGCTGCAAAG AATAACAAGGATGTGTTGGTGGTTGTGGATCCACAAGATTATCCTCTGCTCCTAGAATTTCTTAAAGGAGGCGGGGATGATCAATTCTTCCGTAGAAGGCTTGCTTGGAAGGCATTTCAACATGTTGCATCTTATGATTCAGCAGTTGCTGAGTGGCTTTGGAAGCAGACTTCAGGAATTTCTACATCTTCTGCCGATGATG ATAAATTCCCTCCCAGCTTAACTGTGCCACTAGAGCGCGTAAGTTCTCTTCGGTATGGTGAAAATCCTCATCAAAAAGCTGCATTTTATGTTGACAAGAGGCTTGCAGAGGTTAATGCAGGTGGTATTGCAACCGCTATTCAACACCATGGGAAG TCAATGTCTTACAATAACTATTTAGATGCTGATGCAGCTTGGAATTGTGTGTCAGAGTTTAAAAACCCTACCTGTGTAGTTGTAAAGCATACAAATCCCTGTGGGGTAGCTTCACGTGATGATATCCTTGAAGCATACAGGCTTGCTGTAAAAGCAGATCCAGTGAGTGCATTTGGTGGCATTGTAGCCTTCAATGTTGAAATTGATGAG GCTCTTGCTAAGGAAATCCGAGAGTTTAGGAGCCCCACTGATGGTGAGACTCGGATGTTTTATGAGATTGTGGTTGCACCCAAGTATACAGAGAAAGGGCTTGAAATCCTACAGAAAAAATCCAAGTCTCTAAGGATCCTTGAAgcacaaaaaaatgaaaaaggaaagcTTTCACTCAGACAAGTTGGTGGCGGGTGGTTAGCTCAGGATTCAGATGACTTGACCCCCCAGGATATCCAATTTAACGTGGTCTCTGAGAAGGCTCCACAAGAAAGTGAGCTTCGTGATGCAGAGTTTGCATGGTTATGCGTCAAGCATGTCAAAAGTAACGCCATTGTAATAGCAAAG AATAACTGTATGTTGGGCATGGGAAGTGGGCAGCCAAACCGTGTGGAGAGTTTGAGAATAGCATTGAAGAAAGCTGGGGATGAGGTCAAAGGGGCAGCTTTGGCTAGCGACGCCTTTTTTCCATTTG CCTGGAAAGATGCAGTGGAAATAGCATGTGAGAATGGAGTTAGTGTTATTGCTGAGCCTGGCGGGAGCATCAGAGATGCGGATGCCATAGACTGCTGTAACAAGTATGGTGTATCACTCCTCTTCACCAATGTGAGGCACTTCAGGCATTAA